A part of Methanohalobium evestigatum Z-7303 genomic DNA contains:
- a CDS encoding helix-turn-helix domain-containing protein: MMPANKIIEAAFESDESFQNTLSKVVKDELGLTIAEFSEKADVPVSTLYKILSGNREPNLKTLRQIVKTADNLTKSEPEEFIGVIAARPVLDNINETKRKVQGKNITIREYSATSIEDAIIVAVQAEREGAKALVCAPIVSSTVEKIIRVPVTTIMPRKSIVEAIEIAVQKIGGRYWM, translated from the coding sequence ATGATGCCTGCAAACAAAATTATAGAAGCAGCCTTTGAATCGGATGAATCCTTTCAAAATACGCTTTCAAAAGTGGTTAAAGATGAACTTGGTTTGACGATAGCTGAGTTTTCGGAAAAGGCAGATGTTCCGGTAAGCACACTTTATAAAATCTTGTCCGGTAACAGAGAACCCAATTTGAAAACATTACGCCAGATTGTAAAAACCGCGGATAATTTAACAAAATCAGAGCCTGAAGAATTTATTGGTGTAATTGCAGCCCGGCCTGTGCTGGATAATATCAACGAGACAAAAAGGAAGGTACAGGGCAAAAACATTACAATCAGGGAGTATTCAGCTACTTCTATAGAAGATGCTATTATAGTTGCGGTACAGGCGGAAAGGGAAGGAGCAAAAGCACTGGTATGTGCTCCAATTGTCAGTTCAACAGTTGAAAAAATTATCAGGGTGCCGGTAACAACCATAATGCCACGAAAAAGTATTGTTGAAGCAATTGAAATCGCAGTTCAAAAAATAGGTGGAAGGTATTGGATGTAA
- a CDS encoding ABC transporter substrate-binding protein, which produces MKNYTKLISISVIILTAILLSGCAGDGEQDINQLTFGYQPSTHQIAYMTAAEKGWWEDNLEPHGIETINENEFPTGSPEMQAMLAGDIDVAYVGAAPFVSAVDKGLNAKIVAGVQIQGSSLVLRPEFAENYEEPQDLEGLKIATFPPGTIQDTILRNWLKDNGLDPDKDVDIVGMGPGDAISAISAERVDGVFLPHPAPAIIESENNGQSVVDSGEMWNNHACCVLVVSDELINNYPEVTREIVKTHVEATEYNKNHMDDAAQIYANYTGWDVSQVKKSLNEWDGQWIADPKTIVDPTVNYAQVQYELGYIDKDLKRSDMFNTSFYESINTS; this is translated from the coding sequence TTGAAAAATTACACCAAATTAATATCCATTTCCGTCATAATCCTTACTGCTATACTCCTTTCAGGATGTGCTGGTGACGGTGAACAGGATATAAACCAGCTAACTTTTGGATACCAACCAAGTACTCACCAGATCGCCTATATGACTGCTGCAGAAAAAGGATGGTGGGAAGACAATCTTGAACCCCACGGTATAGAGACTATTAATGAAAATGAATTCCCTACTGGTTCACCGGAAATGCAGGCTATGCTTGCAGGTGACATCGATGTTGCCTATGTAGGTGCTGCACCTTTTGTTTCTGCTGTTGATAAAGGCCTGAACGCAAAAATTGTTGCAGGTGTACAGATACAAGGATCAAGTCTGGTACTGCGCCCTGAATTTGCCGAAAATTATGAAGAACCACAAGACCTTGAAGGACTAAAAATTGCAACCTTCCCTCCGGGCACTATTCAGGATACAATACTTCGAAACTGGCTGAAAGATAACGGTCTTGATCCCGACAAAGATGTTGATATTGTAGGCATGGGTCCCGGTGACGCTATTTCAGCCATATCCGCTGAGCGTGTAGATGGTGTATTTCTACCGCATCCTGCACCGGCAATTATTGAAAGCGAAAATAATGGACAGAGTGTGGTAGACTCCGGTGAAATGTGGAACAATCATGCTTGCTGTGTATTGGTTGTTAGTGATGAACTCATAAATAACTACCCTGAAGTCACCAGAGAAATTGTAAAAACCCATGTTGAAGCAACCGAATATAACAAAAATCATATGGATGATGCCGCCCAAATATATGCCAATTATACAGGATGGGATGTATCACAGGTTAAAAAATCCCTAAATGAATGGGATGGACAATGGATTGCAGACCCCAAAACAATTGTTGACCCAACTGTAAATTACGCACAGGTACAGTATGAACTTGGATACATAGACAAAGATCTTAAAAGAAGTGACATGTTTAACACAAGTTTTTATGAATCCATAAATACATCCTGA
- a CDS encoding ABC transporter permease, whose protein sequence is MKLKEVAQKNAPEITSLIVAVTLWQIVAEYIIRRELLLPSFFDVVTSFISTVESGTLFIDFSISLMHFGIGVIAALLIGIPVGIVMGWFKTVNRISDPIIEILRPIPPLAWIPFALVWLGLTHTAAGFVIFVGAVFPIIINTYTGFKSVPKINVEAAKVLGCVKQRSLIRHIAFPSSLPSITAGIRIGMGVGWMCLVAAEFFGVSKNGLGYKLWWHYGLHQMDFVLMYMFMLGILGLIIDKVFRKYIDKRLLKWQSGVVV, encoded by the coding sequence ATGAAACTTAAAGAGGTAGCTCAAAAAAACGCTCCCGAAATTACATCGCTGATTGTAGCAGTTACACTGTGGCAGATTGTGGCAGAATATATAATAAGGAGAGAGCTGCTTCTTCCAAGTTTTTTTGATGTGGTCACATCATTTATAAGTACTGTTGAAAGCGGCACTTTATTCATTGATTTTTCAATCAGTCTGATGCATTTTGGAATTGGTGTTATCGCTGCACTGCTTATAGGAATTCCTGTAGGAATCGTGATGGGATGGTTTAAAACTGTAAATCGTATTTCTGACCCGATAATTGAAATCCTTAGACCTATACCTCCCCTTGCATGGATTCCCTTTGCACTGGTATGGCTGGGGCTTACACATACAGCCGCAGGATTTGTAATTTTTGTAGGAGCAGTATTTCCTATAATTATAAACACTTATACAGGTTTTAAAAGTGTTCCAAAAATAAATGTTGAAGCGGCAAAAGTTCTTGGATGTGTAAAACAGCGAAGCCTTATAAGGCATATTGCATTTCCTTCATCACTACCATCCATAACAGCAGGAATAAGAATTGGAATGGGTGTAGGATGGATGTGTCTGGTTGCCGCAGAATTTTTCGGAGTCAGTAAAAACGGGCTTGGATATAAACTCTGGTGGCATTATGGTCTGCATCAGATGGATTTTGTTCTCATGTACATGTTCATGCTCGGTATACTGGGTCTTATCATTGATAAAGTGTTCCGAAAGTACATTGACAAACGACTTCTTAAATGGCAATCCGGTGTTGTGGTATAA